A genomic segment from Bos taurus isolate L1 Dominette 01449 registration number 42190680 breed Hereford chromosome 1, ARS-UCD2.0, whole genome shotgun sequence encodes:
- the LOC132346262 gene encoding NADH dehydrogenase [ubiquinone] 1 alpha subcomplex subunit 5-like — protein sequence MAGLLKKTTGLVGLAVCETPHEEPDVKKLEERLQGDQIEEVILQAENELSLARKMIQWKPWEPLVEEPPASQWKWPKKKNGPKN from the coding sequence ATGGCGGGCTTGCTGAAGAAGACCACTGGCCTGGTGGGATTGGCTGTTTGTGAAACTCCACATGAGGAACCTGATGTTAAAAAACTAGAAGAGCGACTGCAGGGTGACCAAATAGAAGAGGTGATTCTTCAGGCTGAAAACGAACTAAGTCTGGCAAGAAAAATGATCCAGTGGAAACCATGGGAGCCTTTAGTGGAAGAGCCTCCAGCCAGCCAATggaaatggccaaaaaaaaaaaatgggccaaagaactaa